One window from the genome of Pedobacter schmidteae encodes:
- a CDS encoding recombinase family protein translates to MMKSAYLYVRVSTDEQKRRGYSLPEQEDRLIKYCESNDIYVKGIYREDFSAKDFNRPEWKKLVSELRRGRAKEENNILFIKWDRFSRNIQYAYEMLGILRKLNVSAMAIDQQIDLSVPESSVMLAIYLSVPEAENTRRAMNTLNGIRKAKEMGRYPNKAPVGYVNMASLDGRKIIVPKQPESGIIRWVFRQLAKNIYMIGHLSEMALNKGLRSTRSNFSKLIRNPVYCGQIPLKLGNGDVVMIKGIHEPLIPEALFYEVQDVINTKRKVSTIRADFRPTFFLTGFLVCPLCGKRLTGSFSQGNTRKYAYYHCRKGCRARVRADKLNDSYRDQLQKLQLSEIVGDLFVAILADWNVDTQKTGFLYERQALRRQLVEQETMLSRARKLFVENILKYDDYSEMKNEFRRITEVIKKELCDVATKLKTIEEQRKLGFQTSIDVFRGFDSLDTADKKQLVSFFPPVDIDLNKREVSIGYNIALSKVLVCK, encoded by the coding sequence ATGATGAAATCAGCTTATCTATACGTCCGTGTAAGCACTGACGAACAAAAACGAAGAGGCTATTCTCTGCCCGAACAGGAAGATCGATTGATCAAATACTGTGAATCGAACGATATCTATGTAAAAGGAATCTATAGAGAGGACTTCTCTGCAAAAGACTTTAATAGGCCAGAATGGAAAAAGCTAGTTTCCGAACTGAGAAGGGGCAGGGCAAAGGAAGAAAACAATATCCTTTTCATTAAGTGGGACAGGTTCAGCCGCAATATCCAGTATGCCTACGAAATGCTGGGCATTCTCAGAAAACTCAATGTGTCGGCAATGGCAATCGATCAGCAGATAGACTTGTCCGTTCCGGAGAGTTCTGTTATGCTGGCCATTTACCTCTCAGTCCCAGAAGCGGAGAATACGAGGCGTGCCATGAATACCTTAAATGGTATTAGAAAGGCAAAGGAAATGGGTAGGTATCCCAATAAGGCTCCAGTGGGATACGTGAACATGGCATCGTTGGATGGCCGTAAGATTATAGTGCCGAAACAACCCGAAAGTGGGATTATAAGATGGGTGTTCCGTCAGCTTGCGAAGAATATATATATGATCGGGCACTTGAGCGAAATGGCTTTGAACAAAGGCCTGAGAAGTACACGTTCAAATTTTTCCAAACTGATCCGTAATCCAGTTTACTGTGGCCAGATACCGCTGAAACTTGGGAATGGGGATGTTGTTATGATAAAAGGAATACACGAGCCACTGATACCGGAAGCACTTTTTTACGAAGTGCAGGATGTCATCAATACCAAAAGAAAGGTCAGTACGATAAGGGCCGATTTCAGGCCCACTTTTTTTCTTACAGGTTTTCTGGTCTGTCCGCTATGCGGCAAGAGACTTACCGGAAGTTTTTCCCAGGGCAATACGAGAAAATATGCCTACTATCATTGCCGTAAGGGGTGTAGGGCAAGGGTCAGGGCAGATAAGCTAAATGACAGCTATAGGGATCAGCTCCAGAAATTGCAGTTATCGGAAATAGTAGGTGACCTGTTCGTTGCCATTCTTGCAGACTGGAACGTGGATACGCAAAAGACGGGATTCCTTTACGAAAGACAAGCACTTCGGCGTCAGTTAGTCGAGCAGGAGACAATGCTATCCAGAGCGAGAAAATTGTTTGTGGAGAACATATTGAAATACGACGACTATAGCGAAATGAAAAATGAATTTCGGAGGATTACTGAGGTTATAAAGAAGGAGCTTTGTGACGTTGCCACCAAACTAAAGACAATCGAAGAACAGCGAAAGCTCGGCTTCCAGACTTCGATAGATGTATTTAGGGGCTTTGATAGTCTTGATACAGCGGATAAAAAGCAATTGGTCAGCTTTTTCCCTCCAGTGGACATAGACTTGAATAAAAGAGAGGTATCTATAGGTTATAATATTGCACTTTCGAAGGTATTGGTTTGTAAATAG